A single Mangifera indica cultivar Alphonso chromosome 20, CATAS_Mindica_2.1, whole genome shotgun sequence DNA region contains:
- the LOC123203982 gene encoding 40S ribosomal protein S19-3 has protein sequence METARTVKDVSPHEFVKAYAAHLKRSGKIELPPWTDIVKTGTLKELAPYDPDWYYIRAASMARKIYLRGGLGVGAFRRIYGGSKRNGSRPPHFGKSSGSVARHILQQLQNMNIVELDTKGGRKITSSGQRDLDQVAGRIPVAAH, from the exons atggAGACTGCAAGAACAGTGAAGGACGTCTCTCCCCACGAGTTCGTCAAGGCCTACGCCGCCCATCTCAAACGCTCCGGAAAG ATTGAGCTTCCTCCGTGGACTGATATTGTGAAGACTGGAACATTGAAGGAGCTTGCTCCATATGATCCTGATTGGTACTACATCCGGGCTG CTTCCATGGCCAGGAAAATCTACTTGAGAGGCGGCTTGGGTGTCGGTGCATTCCGTAGGATCTATGGAGGAAGCAAGAGGAACGGCAGTCGCCCACCCCATTTTGGCAAGAGCAGTGGCTCTGTTGCTCGTCACATTCTTCAACAATTGCAGAACATGAACATTGTTGAATTGGACACTAAGGG TGGAAGGAAAATCACATCCAGTGGCCAGAGGGATTTGGATCAAGTTGCTGGCAGAATTCCAGTTGCCGCACATTGA
- the LOC123204252 gene encoding pre-mRNA-splicing factor ATP-dependent RNA helicase DEAH1-like, with the protein MGSDHALKTWISDELMSLLGYSQPTIVQYIIGLAKQATSPDDFQAKLEEECDFPKSGDTTQRFAREVFRKVPRRASGLNLYQKQEREAALLARKQKSYTILDADDDVATVNVDESKKVGSHKKKFRKRTGSEEDDRDEGIAHVEEKRQVKKRTSKDEDDDSDSEEERLRDQRERQQLEQHIRERDAVSTRKLTEPKLSQKEEEEAIQRSNALEKDQMEYLRKVSRQEYLKKREQKKLEEIKDDIEDEQYLFENVKLTDAEYREIRYKKEIYELVKKRTEEVETMGEYQMPEAYDQDGRVNQEKRFAVSLQRYSQDNTGDKMNPFAEQEAWEEHQMGKAEMKYGSKNKKQISDDYQYVFEDQIDFVKASVMDGDNFDEQLNELQDKPKEKSASEMLQEERKTLPIYPYRDELLQAAQEYQVIVIVGETGSGKTTQIPQYLHEAGYTKQGKVGCTQPRRVAAMSVAARVSQEMGVKLGHEVGYSIRFEDCTSEKTVLKYMTDGMLLREILSEPNLESYSVLMVDEAHERTLSTDILFGLLKDLIKFRSDLKLLISSATLDAEKFSDYFGSAPIFKIPGRRYPVEIHYTKAPEADYIDAAIVTVLQVHVTQPPGDILVFLTGQEEIETMEEILKHRTRGLGTKIAELIICPIYANLPTELQAKIFEPTPEGARKVVLATNIAETSLTIDGIKYVIDPGFAKVKSYNPRTGMESLLVNPISKASAMQRAGRSGRTGPGKCFRLYTLYNYHKDMDDNAVPEIQRTNLANVVLILKSLGIDDLVNFDFIDPPPEEALLKSLELLFALSALNKFGELTKVGRRMAEFPLDPMLSKMIVASDKYKCSDEIITIAAMLSVGNSIFYRPKDKQVHADNARMNFHLGNVGDHIALLRVYNSWRECNYSTQWCYENYIQVRSMKRARDIRDQLEGLLERVEIEVTSNLGDLDSIKKAITSGFFPHSAKLQKNGSYWTVKHPQRVHIHPSSGLAQVLPRWVVYHELVLTTKEYMRQVTELKPDWLVEIAPHYYQMKDVEDPVSNKMPKGAGRAS; encoded by the exons ATGGGGAGTGATCATGCTTTAAAGACGTGGATATCTGATGAGCTGATGTCGCTGTTAGGATATTCTCAGCCCACCATAGTTCAATACATCATCGGATTAG CTAAGCAGGCTACTTCGCCTGATGATTTTCAAGCCAAGCTAGAGGAGGAATGTGATTTTCCTAAATCAGGGGATACCACCCAAAGATTTGCTCGAGAAGTCTTCCGTAAAGTTCCACGTAGAGCCTCTGGTTTAAAT CTATATCAGAAACAGGAAAGGGAAGCTGCGCTGCTGGCACGGAAACAGAAGAGTTACACGATTTTGGATGCAGATGATGATGTCGCTACTGTAAATGTTGATGAGTCCAAAAAAGTTGGTTcacataagaaaaaatttagaaagagAACTGGAAGTGAAGAAGATGACAGAGATGAG GGGATTGCACATGTGGAAGAAAAGAGACAGGTTAAAAAACGGACTTCAaaggatgaagatgatgattctGAT TCGGAGGAAGAGAGATTGCGTGATCAAAGAGAAAGGCAACAATTAGAGCAACATATAAGAGAACGTGATGCTGTGTCAACAAGGAAG ttaaCTGAGCCAAAGTTAAGCCAGAAGGAGGAAG AAGAGGCAATACAAAGATCAAATGCTTTGGAGAAAGATCAAATGGAATATTTAAG GAAAGTTTCAAGGCAGGAATATCTAAAGAAAAGGGAGCAAAAGAAGCTGGAAGAAATCAA AGATGATATAGAAGATGAACAATATCTATTTGAAAATGTGAAGCTTACGGATGCAGAATATCGTGAAATTAG GTACAAGAAAGAAATATATGAGCTTGTTAAGAAGCGGACAGAAGAGGTTGAAACTATGGGTGAG TACCAAATGCCAGAAGCTTATGATCAGGATGGCCGTGTCAATCAAGAAAAGCGATTTGCAGTGAGTCTGCAGCGTTATAG CCAGGATAATACCGGGGACAAAATGAACCCTTTTGCAGAGCAAGAAGCATGGGAGGAGCATCAAATGG GAAAGGCAGAAATGAAATATGGCTCAAAAAATAAGAAGCAAATATCCGACGACTATCA ATACGTTTTTGAGGACCAGATTGACTTTGTCAAGGCATCTGTGATGGATGGCGATAAT TTTGATGAGCAGCTGAATGAGTTGCAGGATAAGCCGAAGGAAAAATCAGCCTCTGAGATGCTTCAG GAGGAGAGGAAAACCTTACCCATCTACCCTTATCGGGATGAGCTGCTCCAAGCTGCTCAAGAATATCAG GTCATTGTTATAGTCGGAGAAACAGGTTCTGGGAAGACTACACAGATACCGCAGTATCTTCACGAAGCTGGTTACACCAAGCAGGGAAAG GTTGGTTGTACACAGCCACGACGAGTTGCTGCTATGAGTGTTGCTGCTCGAGTTTCTCAGGAAATGGGCGTCAAACTTGGGCATGAG GTGGGATATTCAATTCGCTTTGAAGATTGTACATCAGAGAAGACTGTTCTGAAATACATGACTGATGGAATGCTATTACGTGAGATTCTCAGTGAGCCAAACCTAGAAAGCTACAG TGTGTTAATGGTGGATGAGGCTCATGAAAGAACTCTGTCAACTGACATTTTATTTGGATTACTAAAG GATTTAATTAAGTTCCGATCAGATCTCAAATTGCTTATCTCAAGTGCAACGCTTGATGCAGAGAAATTCAGTGATTATTTTGGCTCTGctccaattttcaaaattcctGGGAGGCGGTATCCTGTTGAAATTCATTATACGAAAGCACCAGAAGCTGATTATATTGATGCTGCAATTGTCACAGTGCTACAGGTCCATGTGACACAGCCTCCTGgagatattttggtttttttgactGGTCAGGAAGAAATTGAAACAATGGAAGAAATATTGAAACACAGGACGAGAGGCCTGGGAACAAAAATAGCCGAACTGATTATCTGCCCTATTTATGCAAATCTACCTACTGAGCTTCAAGCTAAAATATTTGAACCAACTCCTGAGGGGGCTCGAAAAGTTGTGCTTGCGACAAATATTGCAGAAACTTCATTGACAATAGATGGAATTAAGTATGTTATTGATCCAGGTTTTGCCAAGGTGAAATCTTATAATCCAAGAACTGGAATGGAGTCTTTGCTAGTGAATCCCATCTCTAAAGCTTCGGCCATGCAACGTGCAGGTCGGTCTGGACGAACGGGTCCCGGAAAATGTTTTCGATTGTATACTCTTTACAATTATCACAAGGATATGGATGATAATGCAGTTCCAGAAATACAACGGACTAACCTTGCAAATGTTGTGCTAATTCTTAAAAGTCTTGGAATTGATGACTTGGTAAACTTTGATTTTATAGACCCACCACCAGAGGAAGCATTACTGAAGTCCTTGGAATTACTTTTTGCCCTTAGTGCATTAAACAAGTTTGGTGAGTTAACTAAAGTTGGCAGGCGGATGGCAGAGTTCCCTCTTGATCCTATGTTGTCTAAGATGATTGTTGCTTCTGATAAGTACAAGTGTTCTGACGAGATCATTACTATTGCTGCTATGCTTTCTGTTGGAAATTCAATCTTCTATCGTCCGAAGGACAAACAAGTTCATGCAGATAATGCAAGAATGAACTTCCACTTAGGGAATGTTGGGGATCATATTGCATTGCTTAGG GTTTACAATTCTTGGAGGGAATGTAATTACTCCACACAGTGGTGTTATGAGAATTATATTCAG GTGAGGAGTATGAAACGTGCTAGAGATATCCGGGACCAGCTGGAGGGCCTTCTAGAGAGGGTTGAAATTGAAGTAACATCTAATCTTGGTGATTTAGATTCTATAAAGAAAGCCATTACATCTG gTTTTTTTCCTCATTCTGCTAAGCTTCAGAAAAATGGATCTTACTGGACAGTAAAACATCCACAAAGAGTTCACATACATCCCAGCTCAGGGTTGGCACAG GTGCTGCCTAGATGGGTTGTATACCATGAATTGGTTCTGACGACCAAAGAATATATGAGACAG GTAACTGAACTAAAACCAGACTGGTTGGTTGAAATAGCCCCCCATTATTACCAGATGAAGGATGTTGAAGATC CGGTGTCGAATAAAATGCCGAAGGGAGCAGGACGAGCATCCTAA
- the LOC123204553 gene encoding diacylglycerol kinase 1-like isoform X1 — protein sequence MDDGDIEMWFPIWNNWSSTETTESRLFIVSCFVAALIGILTIAFTAFQWRRNINLSWTKAIASSKKNPKTRHKVPLAPHSWVPESVSRGKNLNCCVCLKSMSPSQTLGPIRASDNFIHRCNVCGAAAHLSCSSSAHKDCKCVSMIDLEHVMHQWAVRWTEITDQPNEASFCSDCEDPCSGSFLVGSPIWCCFWCQRVLHVDCHNNISNETGDACDLGPFRRLILSPLYVKEVNHTSAAGFLSSITHGANEAISSVRASIRSQSKRYKHGSESSVDTVDSGNTCDPSTERTADAHGRVNSSPGPEENSNGIMNMVVSPREGELDQTMESKPIFKRSGSNNRKDESQTLRMKQKFELIDLPPDGRPLLVFINKKSGAQRGDSLKQRLNLLLNPVQVFELSSVQGPEVALFLFRKVPHFRVLVCGGDGTVGWVLDAIDKQNFVSPPPVAILPAGTGNDLARVLSWGGGLNSVEKRGGLCRVLQDIENAAVTILDRWKVSILNQQGRQLQPPKFMNNYLGIGCDAKVALDIHNLREENPDKFYNQFMNKVLYAREGAKSIMDRTFQDYPWQVKVEVDGVEVEVPEDAEGVLVANIGSYMGGVDLWHNEDENYDNFDLQSMHDKILEVVSISGTWHLGKLQVGLSRAQRLAQGKSIKIQLCAALPVQIDGEPWFQQPCTVVISHHGQAFMLKQAVEAPLGHAAAIITDVLENAESSHIINASQKRALLQEMAVKLT from the exons ATGGATGATGGAGATATTGAAATGTGGTTTCCTATTTGGAACAACTGGAGTTCAACTGAAACGACTGAGTCTCGTCTCTTTATTGTCTCCTGTTTTGTTGCTGCCTTAATTGGTATATTGACAATAGCTTTCACAGCCTTTCAATGGAGAAGAAACATTAATTTAAGTTGGACGAAAGCCATAGCCAGTTCAAAGAAGAACCCAAAGACAAGGCACAAAGTTCCATTAGCTCCACATAGTTGGGTTCCAGAATCTGTATCTCGTGGGAAGAATTTAAATTGTTGTGTTTGCTTAAAGTCCATGTCCCCTTCTCAAACGCTTGGGCCTATACGGGCTTCAGACAATTTTATTCACCGCTGCAATGTTTGTGGTGCAGCTGCCCACTTGAGTTGCTCTTCAAGTGCCCACAAGGATTGCAAGTGTGTGTCTATGATTGACTTGGAACATGTGATGCATCAGTGGGCAGTTCGATGGACAGAAATTACAGATCAACCAAATGAAGCTTCCTTCTGTAGTGACTGCGAAGATCCATGTAGTGGATCTTTTCTTGTTGGATCCCCTATATGGTGCTGCTTCTGGTGTCAACGAGTACTTCATGTTGATTGCCACAATAATATTTCTAATGAAACTGGAGATGCTTGTGATTTAGGTCCATTCAGAAGGTTGATTCTATCACCACTTTATGTTAAGGAAGTGAACCATACGTCAGCAGCTGGATTTTTAAGCTCAATCACACATGGAGCCAATGAAGCTATATCATCAGTGCGTGCAAGTATTAGGAGTCAGAGCAAGAGATACAAGCATGGTAGTGAATCTTCTGTTGACACAGTTGATAGTGGTAATACCTGTGATCCATCTACGGAAAGAACAGCTGATGCTCATGGAAGAGTTAATAGCTCCCCTGGACCAGAGGAAAACAGTAATGGTATCATGAATATGGTGGTTTCTCCACGAGAGGGTGAGTTAGATCAGACGATGGAATCAAAGCCCATTTTTAAGAGAAGCGGTTCAAATAATCGGAAGGACGAATCTCAAACATTAAGGATGAAACAGAAATTTGAGTTAATTGATTTGCCCCCTGATGGAAGACCATTGTTAGTTTTCATCAACAAGAAAAGTGGGGCTCAACGTGGAGATTCTCTCAAGCAACGATTGAACCTTCTTTTGAATCCTGTCCAG GTTTTTGAGTTGAGCTCAGTGCAGGGACCAGAAGTGGCTCTTTTTCTATTCAGGAAGGTGCCTCACTTTAGAGTTCTTGTATGTGGGGGAGATGGTACTGTTGGCTGGGTTCTAGATGCTATAGACAAGCAGAACTTTGTTTCTCCTCCTCCTGTTGCTATTCTTCCCGCTGGAACTGGAAATGATCTAGCCAGAGTACTTTCCTGGGGAGGTGGCCTGAACTCTGTTGAAAAACGAGGAGGCCTCTGCAGAGTATTGCAAGACATAGAAAATGCTGCAGTTACCATTCTTGATCGGTGGAAGGTATCGATTCTAAATCAGCAGGGAAGGCAACTCCAACCTCCAAAATTTATGAACAATTATCTTG GAATTGGGTGTGATGCAAAGGTTGCTCTGGACATTCACAATCTGCGGGAGGAGAATCCTGATAAATTTTACAACCAG TTTATGAATAAGGTGCTGTATGCCAGAGAAGGTGCAAAGAGTATAATGGACAGGACTTTTCAAGATTATCCCTGGCAAGTTAAAGTCGAGGTGGATGGTGTTGAGGTAGAGGTCCCTGAG GATGCAGAAGGTGTACTTGTTGCAAACATTGGAAGCTATATGGGAGGTGTAGACCTTTGGCATAACGAGGatgaaaattatgataattttgatctGCAGTCTATGCATGATAAGATACTTGAGGTTGTGAGCATATCTGGAACATGGCACCTTGGAAAGCTTCAG GTGGGGCTGTCTCGTGCTCAGAGACTTGCACAGGGAAAGTCAATTAAGATACAGCTCTGTGCTGCTCTGCCTGTTCAAATTGATGGGGAGCCTTGGTTTCAGCAACCTTGCACTGTAGTTATATCACACCACGGGCAg GCCTTTATGCTGAAACAGGCAGTCGAGGCACCCCTTGGTCATGCAGCAGCTATAATTACAGACGTTCTTGAGAATGCTGAATCCAGTCATATAATTAATGCTTCACAGAAGCGAGCCCTTCTTCAAGAAATGGCGGTAAAGCTGACCTGA
- the LOC123204297 gene encoding UDP-glycosyltransferase 83A1-like: protein MGKQPHVLVIPYPAQGHVTPLLKLATKIAEQGIKVTFVNTEQIAAKVMATMPEESEGESLIKFVSISDGIQQEDDMKDFYKYTNILLRDMPGKLEYLIEKVNQSSDSEQISCIVADIFAGWAVETAWNMGIPRAAVVPYGPATLALSYHFSKLTLDSDGNAMNDGMISISEESLPWRRNELPWSFPLDQKMQKLLFEAMCTVEQIIKISNWVLSNSFYELDSTSCDLVPKLLPIGPLLALNNSRHLAGSFWPEDSTCLSWLDEQPLGSVIYVALGSTGTINQQQFDELALGLESSGQPFLWVVRSDLMIGSDAQFPGAFKEQIAGRGKMVEWAPQEKVLAHRSVACFVSHCGWNSTLEGLSMGVPFLCWPFFVDQIQNKNYVCEAWKIGFELTRDENGIVTRHEIETKVRKLLNDESIKGNALKLKEMAKRSLAEGGSSFENFERFMVQMKSS from the exons ATGGGCAAGCAACCCCATGTTCTTGTTATTCCATATCCAGCACAAGGCCATGTGACACCTCTTCTGAAACTAGCAACAAAGATTGCTGAACAAGGCATCAAGGTGACCTTTGTTAACACAGAGCAGATCGCGGCGAAAGTCATGGCTACAATGCCGGAGGAATCTGAGGGGGAGAGTCTGATCAAGTTTGTTTCGATTTCGGATGGAATTCAACAAGAGGATGATATGAAGGATTTTTACAAGTATACAAATATCTTGTTAAGAGATATGCCAGGTAAGTTGGAGTACTTGATTGAGAAGGTTAACCAGTCAAGTGACAGTGAGCAGATTTCATGTATCGTTGCTGATATATTTGCCGGATGGGCAGTTGAAACTGCTTGGAATATGGGGATTCCGAGGGCTGCGGTTGTACCTTATGGACCGGCGACCTTAGCCCTTTCGTATCATTTTTCGAAGCTAACTCTAGATTCTGAtg GAAATGCAATGAATGATGGGATGATCTCAATATCAGAAGAAAGTCTTCCATGGAGAAGAAATGAATTGCCATGGAGCTTCCCGTTGGACCAAAAGATGCAAAAGCTTCTCTTTGAAGCTATGTGTACAGTTGagcaaattatcaaaatttccaACTGGGTTCTTTCCAATTCATTTTATGAACTTGATTCAACATCCTGTGACTTGGTACCCAAGTTGCTACCCATCGGTCCATTACTTGCCCTTAATAATTCAAGGCATTTGGCTGGAAGCTTTTGGCCTGAGGACTCAACTTGCTTAAGCTGGCTTGATGAACAACCATTAGGATCAGTCATTTATGTTGCATTGGGCAGCACAGGGACCATAAATCAGCAGCAATTTGATGAACTAGCTCTTGGTCTTGAATCCTCAGGCCAACCGTTTCTCTGGGTTGTTCGATCTGACCTCATGATTGGGTCGGATGCTCAATTCCCAGGAGCGTTCAAAGAGCAAATTGCAGGTCGAGGAAAGATGGTCGAATGGGCACCTCAAGAGAAGGTGTTAGCTCATCGTTCAGTTGCTTGCTTTGTAAGTCATTGCGGATGGAATTCGACCTTAGAGGGATTAAGCATGGGAGTACCATTTCTCTGTTGGCCCTTCTTTGTGGATCAAATTCAGAACAAGAATTATGTTTGCGAAGCTTGGAAGATTGGTTTTGAATTAACCCGAGACGAGAATGGGATTGTTACAAGGCATGAAATAGAAACAAAGGTCAGAAAATTGCTCAATGATGAAAGCATCAAAGGAAATGCATTGAAGCTGAAAGAGATGGCCAAAAGGAGTCTTGCCGAAGGCGGATCATCATTTGAAAACTTCGAGAGATTTATGGTTCAAATGAAGTCTAGTTAA
- the LOC123204553 gene encoding diacylglycerol kinase 1-like isoform X2 — MDDGDIEMWFPIWNNWSSTETTESRLFIVSCFVAALIGILTIAFTAFQWRRNINLSWTKAIASSKKNPKTRHKVPLAPHSWVPESVSRGKNLNCCVCLKSMSPSQTLGPIRASDNFIHRCNVCGAAAHLSCSSSAHKDCKCVSMIDLEHVMHQWAVRWTEITDQPNEASFCSDCEDPCSGSFLVGSPIWCCFWCQRVLHVDCHNNISNETGDACDLGPFRRLILSPLYVKEVNHTSAAGFLSSITHGANEAISSVRASIRSQSKRYKHGSESSVDTVDSGNTCDPSTERTADAHGRVNSSPGPEENSNGIMNMVVSPREGELDQTMESKPIFKRSGSNNRKDESQTLRMKQKFELIDLPPDGRPLLVFINKKSGAQRGDSLKQRLNLLLNPVQVFELSSVQGPEVALFLFRKVPHFRVLVCGGDGTVGWVLDAIDKQNFVSPPPVAILPAGTGNDLARVLSWGGGLNSVEKRGGLCRVLQDIENAAVTILDRWKVSILNQQGRQLQPPKFMNNYLGIGCDAKVALDIHNLREENPDKFYNQFMNKVLYAREGAKSIMDRTFQDYPWQVKVEVDGVEVEVPEDAEGVLVANIGSYMGGVDLWHNEDENYDNFDLQSMHDKILEVVSISGTWHLGKLQVGLSRAQRLAQGKSIKIQLCAALPVQIDGEPWFQQPCTVVISHHGPLC; from the exons ATGGATGATGGAGATATTGAAATGTGGTTTCCTATTTGGAACAACTGGAGTTCAACTGAAACGACTGAGTCTCGTCTCTTTATTGTCTCCTGTTTTGTTGCTGCCTTAATTGGTATATTGACAATAGCTTTCACAGCCTTTCAATGGAGAAGAAACATTAATTTAAGTTGGACGAAAGCCATAGCCAGTTCAAAGAAGAACCCAAAGACAAGGCACAAAGTTCCATTAGCTCCACATAGTTGGGTTCCAGAATCTGTATCTCGTGGGAAGAATTTAAATTGTTGTGTTTGCTTAAAGTCCATGTCCCCTTCTCAAACGCTTGGGCCTATACGGGCTTCAGACAATTTTATTCACCGCTGCAATGTTTGTGGTGCAGCTGCCCACTTGAGTTGCTCTTCAAGTGCCCACAAGGATTGCAAGTGTGTGTCTATGATTGACTTGGAACATGTGATGCATCAGTGGGCAGTTCGATGGACAGAAATTACAGATCAACCAAATGAAGCTTCCTTCTGTAGTGACTGCGAAGATCCATGTAGTGGATCTTTTCTTGTTGGATCCCCTATATGGTGCTGCTTCTGGTGTCAACGAGTACTTCATGTTGATTGCCACAATAATATTTCTAATGAAACTGGAGATGCTTGTGATTTAGGTCCATTCAGAAGGTTGATTCTATCACCACTTTATGTTAAGGAAGTGAACCATACGTCAGCAGCTGGATTTTTAAGCTCAATCACACATGGAGCCAATGAAGCTATATCATCAGTGCGTGCAAGTATTAGGAGTCAGAGCAAGAGATACAAGCATGGTAGTGAATCTTCTGTTGACACAGTTGATAGTGGTAATACCTGTGATCCATCTACGGAAAGAACAGCTGATGCTCATGGAAGAGTTAATAGCTCCCCTGGACCAGAGGAAAACAGTAATGGTATCATGAATATGGTGGTTTCTCCACGAGAGGGTGAGTTAGATCAGACGATGGAATCAAAGCCCATTTTTAAGAGAAGCGGTTCAAATAATCGGAAGGACGAATCTCAAACATTAAGGATGAAACAGAAATTTGAGTTAATTGATTTGCCCCCTGATGGAAGACCATTGTTAGTTTTCATCAACAAGAAAAGTGGGGCTCAACGTGGAGATTCTCTCAAGCAACGATTGAACCTTCTTTTGAATCCTGTCCAG GTTTTTGAGTTGAGCTCAGTGCAGGGACCAGAAGTGGCTCTTTTTCTATTCAGGAAGGTGCCTCACTTTAGAGTTCTTGTATGTGGGGGAGATGGTACTGTTGGCTGGGTTCTAGATGCTATAGACAAGCAGAACTTTGTTTCTCCTCCTCCTGTTGCTATTCTTCCCGCTGGAACTGGAAATGATCTAGCCAGAGTACTTTCCTGGGGAGGTGGCCTGAACTCTGTTGAAAAACGAGGAGGCCTCTGCAGAGTATTGCAAGACATAGAAAATGCTGCAGTTACCATTCTTGATCGGTGGAAGGTATCGATTCTAAATCAGCAGGGAAGGCAACTCCAACCTCCAAAATTTATGAACAATTATCTTG GAATTGGGTGTGATGCAAAGGTTGCTCTGGACATTCACAATCTGCGGGAGGAGAATCCTGATAAATTTTACAACCAG TTTATGAATAAGGTGCTGTATGCCAGAGAAGGTGCAAAGAGTATAATGGACAGGACTTTTCAAGATTATCCCTGGCAAGTTAAAGTCGAGGTGGATGGTGTTGAGGTAGAGGTCCCTGAG GATGCAGAAGGTGTACTTGTTGCAAACATTGGAAGCTATATGGGAGGTGTAGACCTTTGGCATAACGAGGatgaaaattatgataattttgatctGCAGTCTATGCATGATAAGATACTTGAGGTTGTGAGCATATCTGGAACATGGCACCTTGGAAAGCTTCAG GTGGGGCTGTCTCGTGCTCAGAGACTTGCACAGGGAAAGTCAATTAAGATACAGCTCTGTGCTGCTCTGCCTGTTCAAATTGATGGGGAGCCTTGGTTTCAGCAACCTTGCACTGTAGTTATATCACACCACGG GCCTTTATGCTGA